In one Lolium rigidum isolate FL_2022 chromosome 3, APGP_CSIRO_Lrig_0.1, whole genome shotgun sequence genomic region, the following are encoded:
- the LOC124695611 gene encoding protein EARLY RESPONSIVE TO DEHYDRATION 15-like, which translates to MSAMVASSLKLNPDAPLFVPAAIQQVEDFSPQWWDLVKSTAWFREHWYHEHQQLDDMADSLNAFETADHDDDDFNGLLLPDAIDDDDQDGLFYGNTTSTTPQAARPTVTLTTGTLRTTPTILTRFTPHITLNKNAVLKALVSPKGGDAPKGFPEKPRYTEKATKYAGSPSPRGGAAPRFIHQPRG; encoded by the exons ATGAGCGCCATGGTCGCGTCGTCGCTGAAGCTGAACCCGGACGCCCCGCTCTTCGTGCCGGCGGCGATCCAGCAGGTCGAGGACTTCTCCCCGCAGTGGTGGGACCTCGTCAAGTCCACCGCCTGGTTCCGCGAACACTGGTACCACGAGCACCAGCAGCTCGACGACATGGCCGACTCCCTCAACGCCTTCGAGAccgccgaccacgacgacgacgacttcaacggcctcctcctccccgacgCCATCGACGACGATGACCAGGACGGCCTCTTCTACGGcaacaccacctccaccacccccCAGGCCGCGCGCCCAACCGTGACACTCACCACTGGTACGCTACGAACCACACCCACTATCCTCACACGTTTCACCCCTCACATAACACTGAACAAGA ATGCTGTGCTCAAGGCCCTGGTGTCTCCGAAGGGCGGCGACGCACCCAAGGGGTTCCCGGAGAAGCCGAGGTACACCGAGAAGGCCACCAAGTACGCCGGCAGCCCGAGCCCGAGGGGTGGCGCTGCACCCCGCTTCATCCACCAGCCTCGCGGCTAG